A genomic segment from Neodiprion lecontei isolate iyNeoLeco1 chromosome 1, iyNeoLeco1.1, whole genome shotgun sequence encodes:
- the LOC107221751 gene encoding uncharacterized protein LOC107221751, with protein sequence MFRITFAACFAIVALAIVSAEELYSDIHDDIDVMGILQNPAVRKTYYDCFMDLGPCVTEDAKFFKAHFPDAVASHCRRCTVKQREHFDTVAVWYTENEPEEWKTLIAKGIADAHGGKIISTLSTMLRITFLVGFAVAVLGMIAAEELYPDKYDDVNATEILQNDRLRNQYYKCFIGSGPCITADAVFFKGFFPEAVLTKCRKCTEKQKKTLDILVDWYAKNQPEQWNALVAKFLEDVQKNKN encoded by the exons ATGTTTCGAATCACCTTTGCCGCCTGTTTCGCTATCGTCGCTCTGGCGATAGTCTCGGCCGAGGAACTCTACTCCGACATACACGACGACATTGACGTGATGGGAATTCTCCAAAACCCCGCGGTCCGCAAAACTTACTACGACTGCTTCATGGATTTGGGACCATGCGTTACCGAGGACGCGAAATTCTTCAAAG CACATTTTCCGGATGCAGTAGCCAGCCACTGCCGTAGATGCACGGTAAAGCAGAGGGAGCATTTCGACACCGTGGCTGTATGGTACACCGAAAACGAGCCGGAAGAGTGGAAAACTCTGATCGCCAAAGGCATCGCGGACGCTCACGGCGGGAAA ATTATCTCGACACTATCAACAATGCTCCGTATCACGTTTCTTGTCGGTTTTGCCGTCGCCGTTTTGGGAATGATCGCAGCCGAGGAACTTTACCCCGATAAGTACGACGACGTTAATGCGACAGAAATTCTTCAAAACGATCGCCTCCGTAATCAGTACTACAAGTGCTTCATAGGCTCGGGACCCTGCATTACCGCCGATGCTGTATTCTTCAAAG GATTCTTTCCGGAAGCAGTATTAACGAAGTGCCGTAAATgtacggaaaaacaaaaaaagactTTGGATATTTTGGTGGATTGGTACGCCAAAAATCAGCCGGAACAGTGGAACGCCCTTGTCGCCAAATTTCTTGAAGATGTccagaagaataaaaattga
- the LOC107221750 gene encoding ejaculatory bulb-specific protein 3 isoform X1: MHIHCSGMQSTMMVLPALVVVLLTLGSTMSLETYSNKYDNVNVDVILNSDRLLNQYIACVLYNGPCSPDGRYFRTILPDALATNCAKCTDKMKSNVRKMSNHIMKRRPEDWAKFVQKYDIDGKYRESFARFLNEQS; the protein is encoded by the exons ATGCATATTCATTGTTCAGGCATGCAATCGACGATGATGGTATTACCGGCGCTAGTTGTTGTGCTCTTGACCTTGGGATCGACAATGTCCCTCGAGACGTATTCCAACAAATACGACAACGTCAACGTAGACGTTATTCTTAACAGCGACCGACTCCTAAACCAATACATAGCCTGCGTCTTGTACAACGGACCTTGCTCTCCGGACGGAAGATATTTCCGAA CTATTCTACCCGACGCACTTGCCACGAACTGTGCTAAGTGTACGGACAAAATGAAGAGTAATGTTCGAAAGATGTCGAACCACATCATGAAGCGGAGACCCGAGGACTGGGCCAAGTTTGTTCAGAAATATGACATTGATGGGAAGTACAGAGAATCTTTCGCACGATTTCTAAACGAACAGAGCTAA
- the LOC107221750 gene encoding ejaculatory bulb-specific protein 3 isoform X2 → MQSTMMVLPALVVVLLTLGSTMSLETYSNKYDNVNVDVILNSDRLLNQYIACVLYNGPCSPDGRYFRTILPDALATNCAKCTDKMKSNVRKMSNHIMKRRPEDWAKFVQKYDIDGKYRESFARFLNEQS, encoded by the exons ATGCAATCGACGATGATGGTATTACCGGCGCTAGTTGTTGTGCTCTTGACCTTGGGATCGACAATGTCCCTCGAGACGTATTCCAACAAATACGACAACGTCAACGTAGACGTTATTCTTAACAGCGACCGACTCCTAAACCAATACATAGCCTGCGTCTTGTACAACGGACCTTGCTCTCCGGACGGAAGATATTTCCGAA CTATTCTACCCGACGCACTTGCCACGAACTGTGCTAAGTGTACGGACAAAATGAAGAGTAATGTTCGAAAGATGTCGAACCACATCATGAAGCGGAGACCCGAGGACTGGGCCAAGTTTGTTCAGAAATATGACATTGATGGGAAGTACAGAGAATCTTTCGCACGATTTCTAAACGAACAGAGCTAA